The nucleotide sequence TTAGCGAGATAGTCTTGCGTCCATATGAACTGAAATCCCATAAGCTGCTTATTATCTGAAGCTAATTTGTTGATATTATAATTTTCAACaatactagaaaaaaagaaatgctgaccAGTTTTACTACAATTAAACaagcatattaaaaatactgataatTAAAACTTGTAGTCATGTGAAATGGTTTCCTTAAAACAGGTGTCATACTTGCATCCAACCTCTTTAATAAATACCAAGTTTTCAGAGCAGTGTATGTACTTTTAAATGTTCAGGTTACTGTTTTGTTAATCTGTTAGGGTAAGTAACCCAATCTCTTGCAAACATTCTTCAAAGTGTAATTCTGTGGCTATCCAATATTCACTACTGTTCCTTTTGGCTTCTTAGAGCTTACTtctaaagaagcagcaaaattcaTGCAACTGTTCAAAATAATTATACTTTCAGCTTAAATTTTTTGTAAATACAGCaataaacatgaaaagcatAGATGTAATACCAGGATTCCAGTGCAAGAATTTTTTTATTGGGCATTTGACTATTGTAATCCTATTCACATGTGTATTAAGGTTCTGCGTGatgcttgcttttttcattcCTGTGGGACTTAATTCTGTGATATGGAACTACTTATTTTGATCCTTAACTGAACTTACCTGTACTAAAAGGAGAGGTCTTTCGAGTTGAGTATTCTTCAATATACTTCAAAGTTGGCACTTACTTCAAGTAACTAAATAGTTTGTATGTTGGCATTGAGTATTGTTTAGCCAGTATTATATTGTTGGTGGTCATGATGTTAAACTGGCTTTGTAAAACGCTTCCACGTAGACCTACTGTGATACTGCAGGGTATTTATGCTTAATTTGCTCATCACCTTAGCACTTTACAATGTAAAGAGTtggttatttaaaaacaaacaaaaaaagatagcTTGTCTTGTATATCAGGAATCAAGACAGCGAATAAAACTAAGTTCAAATATATTGAACTGTAGTTAAACTGAACAGATTCAATCCTCTTATATCTGAGTGTCATGGGGTATATCGTATATGATGTTGAAACTACTGTTAAGGTGTTAATATTAACTGGAACCATTcaattctgtttcagaaacatAAAGAGTGACCGAGTAATGCCAGAAGAAATTGCTTGCTATTATAAACACTATGTTAAAGTCATGGGCCTCCAGAAGAATTTCAGAGACAATGTTTATATAACATCAGTATCCAGACTTTATCGAGGAGAGGATGATGAAGATAGAAGTCAACTAAGTGAAGATATTTCAACGCAGCATTTGGAAATGGAAGATGGACAGAAATCACTGATTAAGCGAAACTGGGAAGTCAGAGGTTACCAGCGAGCGACGGATGGTTCTCATGTGCCCTTCTGCCTCTTTGCTGAGAATGTGGCTCTTGCCACTGGAAGCTTTGATTCTCCTGGCCGACTACAAGTTGAAGGAGAAGACTTACCTTTTGTGCTTCATTCCATGTCTGACTTTGGGGCTGCTATCAGCAAAGGAAAGCTACGTGGGAAAGCAGACCCTGTACTAATTGTGGGTGCCGGACTTACAGCGGCTGATGCAGTACTGTGTGCCTACAACAACAACATCCCAGTAATTCATGTGTTTCGTAGAAGAGTTACTGATACAAGCCTGATTTTCAAACAGTTACCTAAAAAGCTTTACCCTGAGTACCATAAAGTCTATCATATGATGTGTACTCAGTCACACACTGTGGACTCTAATCTGCATTCTGCTTACACTAGTTTCCCTGAACACAATGTACTTTCCTTCAAGcctgaaatgaaatgtgttcTTCAGAGTGCCTCTGGACTGAAGAAAATTCTGAAGTTCTCTGTAGCCTTAGTTCTGATAGGTTCTCACCCaaaccttttctttctaaaggacCAAGGACATAGCATAGGTCACCACTCAAATCAGCCCATCACATGCAAGGGGAATCCTATAGAGATCGATCCGTATACTTATGAATGCACTAAAGAAGCAAACCTCTTTGCTTTAGGTCCTCTGGTTGGAGACAACTTTGTACGGTTTTTAAAAGGAGGTGCATTGGGCATTGCACGATGCTTGGCAATaagacaaaagaagaaacatgaaTTGATTGAAAGTGGGGATGGAGGAGTCGATGGGGTACCTTAAATAAGGCATTAGAAACTTTCACATACGAAATTAGACGTAGTCTAACAAGATACTGACAGCAAAAGTTGTTAGCAGTCATATTTCTGTATACAAGTAACCTGTACTTGTATTGTTTGGTAAAGGATGCTAATACCACTATActtccttttcaaaatacaaaaatttgaTCTGCTGTTACAACTGATCTCTACTCCACTGGAATTACttccagagaaacaaaaaatgagacTAACTGCTATTGACCTGCCTGTCATCTCTTGCTCAGCTTGAAAGAGCAGACTTCCTCTGGGAAAAGCAATGCATGCCAGAGTGGGTTTATCTTGTAGTGTCAAACCTGATAAAATATTCTTATCCTGAAattaagataatttttaaaagcagaagactCCTAGTACAAAGTGATTCTTGGTCCCAAAGCAAATTTGGAGCCTTCTGCTTGAAgtgaggattttatttatttgccataGTAACACAGGAGGAATGAGCACTTAGTAAAATGGTCTTTACTATGCGAAGGATTTCTGTAAGCTGAGAAGTACTGGTCAACAGTTCCAAATTATTCGACTTGGAAATTGGAATAAAAGAACAGGCATTCCCGTTTAATCTTCAGTGCATGATTTGACAattcattcatattttttcacGCTATGCCTAGATTTTGGTGAGTGCAGAAAGACTATGACATGAGATGTTCCCCTTCAGTGACGTGTACGTTCTGAGAATACTCATCAACATAAACAATAAAGTACTGATGTAAGTGCTCTTATTGCAGTGTCAATATAATGAATAGTGTactactgaaaaagaaatctaagtACATGAgaaagcttttccattttttgccttttagcTCAGGAAGACTGAATGGGATCACTTGAGTGATGAAGGTGGGTGGTAGTTATTAGCGTCTCCCATTTGGCCAAGTACtggttgttttttcctcctagaTCAGCACATAACGCAAACTATTTTGGTCTGcgtttattttgaaatgtcatGGAAAAGGATTATACTCACAGCCAGcgtaaagaaaacaaacatagtTCATATAAAATACTAGTTTGCTATAAAATACAAAGGTTTAACAGGTACCTACCTCTGAAGTTTTGCGTTTCTGCTCCGTAATGTAAGGCCTAGATTTTTGTTTATCTAAACACGCTCTAGGGTTACCGGCTGCAGCAAGGTAAGCAACAGCCAGTTAGAGAATTATCATCCAGAACTCTCAGTAGATTAAGTGCTTGGTTTTGATTTATTACCACACACTTTAATTCAGGTCCAATGTGATAGAATAGATGGTACTACATTTagtttttcatttggttttcattttcattctgtgtTGAAGAATATCACGTTAGTTTAAGATACTGTATTTGCATGATAAAATCTCCATGTTAGCACTTGagcagattttaaaaggaaataagtCTTAGGCTTAGACTTTGTGAAACTACTAGTGTTTGCTGGTATCCCAGCTTATTTTCCCAAGTTATAGATATCTATATGCAACAAATGCCTGCGTTCTGTGCCAACCGAGTTATTGGGTTCTGTGACTACTGCTGGCTTTTATGTGTCTGAGTAAGGTAATCAGACTTGCACAGACTTGAGTTGACGAGGCTAAGTACACAAGgattaaaatgacttttttttttaatggaaggcAAAAGTCATTTATGAAATGATGCTGCTACTGATAGATTTTAGTTTAGAGCCAACCGAATTGCATAAATGCAAACATAAGGAAGGCagactttattttctgcattgcttACAAGGTTGAATTTAACCATACATTTTCAGtagttaagatttttttatactGATTTGAGCTGGCTTTGATTATGCTAAATCCTAGGCTTATTTATAAATGAATTGAAATTCTATAATTAGCCTTCTTTAGTAGAAACTGTATGTATGTATCAATCTATCCTAAACCTGTGATACCTAATCATTTTAACTGAGAATTGGTGTTTCAAGTGATAAATACTTGATTATAGAACTTTATTGCAGTTAATATATTGGGAATACATCTGCACTGTGATTAAATTCCTTCAGTTTttgtataaatatacatttctaAATAAGGCATATTGCAGCATGTTAGAGCGTGTCCCTTTGTCACCTGAATCAAAATGCCAACAAAACAAgggaagcaaggaaggaagaggtCCAAACAGCCGAATCTCTAGCCTCAGCTGCTACAGCTGTTCATGGGCTGTGCTCATGGCAGAGACAAACATGGTGAGTGATTTTTGTCCTGCCCATTATACAGGTAACTTTCACAGCACTATTACAACCCCTTGAGCTTTAACTGCTTTCCTCTTGTCAGTCTTCTCAGTATCTCTGAGATAAGACATGTTAGCTGGGCAGAGCAGTCTTCTCAGTGGTCATGTTTATTAGACTGCcagtataaaaacatttttgactGAAGCTGTACTAAAAAGTCATCCTGTTTCTTTTAAGAATTGCTAGTTTTAAAGTTGCAGCTGGGCTTTCTGACATCTGGGTTTCTGACTATCTGGGAGatgtttccatttctctccaCTTAGGTATGGCTGTAAGAATAAGACATGTAAAAATTAACTTGGTTAGGATAGCTTTACCTTAAGATAGTTTTACCTAAAGCATTATGATAATTACTGTATTTATTATGGATTAGGTGTTGGCACTGGATAGCTCTTTTGGGGAAACGTGTTGTTTCTCagatttcaatatatatatatatatatatatttgaatttcttttatGCTATAATAGTTCTCCGAAGGGAAACTGTGTGCTTCCTTCAGCTCTTCTTTCAGTGAGAAAGATAAGCTTTCAAATACTGTGCAAATAGGAAGGATGCTTATTACTTCAGCTTTATTACTGATACACAGGACGAATataactaaaataattttatttggatttaCAGTATTTATAAAGGTACGTTAAGCATACTGTGTATTTTGTAATAGGCTAGTGGGAAAATATCTTTTGTAGTTGACTTTGGTCCTTAATGCTGAACACATCTCCTAACTAAATtattaagattattttaattagtaTCCAGCTGTGTTGGACTGGGGCTAAGGCCTGTCACAGTCAATTTCCCTAACAATCCATCTAAGATGTAATTGCTTAAAAATAGGCAGCTCCTAATGGAGGCACCTAACCGTGGTAAGAAATGGCACAGCTTTTGGCTTCTGGTAGCTGGTTGGCTTGGGCTTAAAGCATTTTCCACAAAAGCGTGGCTTCATTTTGCCCTGCTGAATCAGTGCAGGAGCCCTTTCTGCAAGCAGTCTGCGGAGTGGTGACAGTAACGCCAGCCTGTTCTGGCTCTGAAGTAAATGCATTGCCTGGAGCTCACAACCTTGGCTTGCCAGGAGAAAACATAGGACCCAGGTGTACAGGCTCCAGGAACAGGGGCCGATACATTGAGTAAGGGGCACCAAAGAGCATCCCACAGCCATGGGTCCCCAaccctgcaggagctgtcagGGTGTGCCGTGCTTTCCTTCCGGCCTGTTGTGTAGGCACCTCTTCAATGATTAATCTCTGTGTGATGGCTGCCTAAGGAAAAACATTAATTCCATAGAAGGAAGTGGCTGTAGGTTTTCTTGCAGCTtgagaatggggaaaaaagggtaaGAGCCAGGAAACTgaagtctttcatttcttccagcTTTGGATAAAGCCCAGACTTTGAGGCAGGCCTGGCTTGCACCGCCAgtggaaggggaggaaaggaattTACCTTATGAAAACCTCTTTTAGGCATGGTCCtcttgagagaggaaaaaaagggtgtAAAATCTGCGAACTTCGGATGAGTCCTCACTAATAACAAGTAATGACCAGTGAGGAACAATGGCAGGAAAGCAGTACAGTACCCGATCAATATTAACTGAAAAACTACAGGTGCCAAAGCAAGCCCCTGTAGTACTCATAGGCTCTTGGTCTCCTCCCATCCTCTTCTGTCAAGATATGCAAGCTGTGACGTTAAGCTGGAGTTGTGCTGGCCTTAGTCTAACCTGTTGCCATATGTTTTTAATGGGCCGTTAAGGGAGGTTGTGGTGAAGTGCAACGTGTGAAGCCCTAAGCCTTGATCACTAAGGTGATGTGCGAAGAGATGAGTCGTGGTTGCTCTGATACAATGCCATATTTTCCacttgtgagaaacaaagctgGTATTTTCATGCAATAGTGGAATCTTTGCTTTAAAGCTGCTAGATCACAGCTACTTCTAAACTGCATGAGGTAGCACACGCGTACCTTAAGGGCAGCTGATTACATATGGATAATAAAACCCAACGAtgatttcattttgaagaaGTTATGG is from Anser cygnoides isolate HZ-2024a breed goose chromosome 2, Taihu_goose_T2T_genome, whole genome shotgun sequence and encodes:
- the OSGIN2 gene encoding oxidative stress-induced growth inhibitor 2 isoform X1 produces the protein MPVWCCRCSLAGPVRNYSGPETEGQLLNSFVQYFGDSLGRKIKRMPLIEETVLPGDSLLTLPVVIIGNGPSGICLSYLLSGYRPYLSPEAVHPNPILHTKLEEARHLSIVDQDLEYLSEGLEGRSSNPVAVLFDTLLHPDADFGYDYPPVLHWKLEQHNYIPHIVLGKGPPGGAWHSMEGSMLTISFGDWMELPGLTFKEWAASKRRNIKSDRVMPEEIACYYKHYVKVMGLQKNFRDNVYITSVSRLYRGEDDEDRSQLSEDISTQHLEMEDGQKSLIKRNWEVRGYQRATDGSHVPFCLFAENVALATGSFDSPGRLQVEGEDLPFVLHSMSDFGAAISKGKLRGKADPVLIVGAGLTAADAVLCAYNNNIPVIHVFRRRVTDTSLIFKQLPKKLYPEYHKVYHMMCTQSHTVDSNLHSAYTSFPEHNVLSFKPEMKCVLQSASGLKKILKFSVALVLIGSHPNLFFLKDQGHSIGHHSNQPITCKGNPIEIDPYTYECTKEANLFALGPLVGDNFVRFLKGGALGIARCLAIRQKKKHELIESGDGGVDGVP
- the OSGIN2 gene encoding oxidative stress-induced growth inhibitor 2 isoform X2, which produces MPLIEETVLPGDSLLTLPVVIIGNGPSGICLSYLLSGYRPYLSPEAVHPNPILHTKLEEARHLSIVDQDLEYLSEGLEGRSSNPVAVLFDTLLHPDADFGYDYPPVLHWKLEQHNYIPHIVLGKGPPGGAWHSMEGSMLTISFGDWMELPGLTFKEWAASKRRNIKSDRVMPEEIACYYKHYVKVMGLQKNFRDNVYITSVSRLYRGEDDEDRSQLSEDISTQHLEMEDGQKSLIKRNWEVRGYQRATDGSHVPFCLFAENVALATGSFDSPGRLQVEGEDLPFVLHSMSDFGAAISKGKLRGKADPVLIVGAGLTAADAVLCAYNNNIPVIHVFRRRVTDTSLIFKQLPKKLYPEYHKVYHMMCTQSHTVDSNLHSAYTSFPEHNVLSFKPEMKCVLQSASGLKKILKFSVALVLIGSHPNLFFLKDQGHSIGHHSNQPITCKGNPIEIDPYTYECTKEANLFALGPLVGDNFVRFLKGGALGIARCLAIRQKKKHELIESGDGGVDGVP